A region of the Labeo rohita strain BAU-BD-2019 chromosome 5, IGBB_LRoh.1.0, whole genome shotgun sequence genome:
tcTGCCTTGAGGGtcagtaaataatgggctaattttcatttttgggtgaactaaccctttaatgacagaattttcatttttgggcgaactatccttttaatgtcacatttgatcaatttaatttcaTGACTCCAAAGTTTTTAACTGTAGTGCATATAAAATTCTCACaactgtacacttttaaaaataaaggtgcttcatagaagaacattttttgtctaaatggttccataaagaacctttaacatctgaagaacctttctgtttcacaaaagggtCTTTGTGGCGAGAGAAGGTTCTTCATATTATAAAAAGGTGAttaagagatggttctttaaagagctTTGGGGTGAATGGTActtgtgaaaccaaaaaaagaaGTTCTTCTATGGCAACCTTtgaaagcacctttatttttaagagtgtagcaaGTCCAAATAGATAaacttttttgttcatatattcaaacagattTGTCATCATAAACATATGTTTCTATTCATTTGCCAGGTAATGTGACAGACTACACTGGCACAGCTGACTGCAATGGGATAACAACTCATGTCttttaacagaaaaagaaagaaagtggaAAAGAAGGAAGAAAATACTGCTGGGCATGAGTGTGAAATTTGTCCGTCTAGTTTCAATGTTGTCCTCACTGCAAATGATGTCCTTCTGCCTTTAATCTTTACAGCACAAAAACCAAGTGTAATGAAGCTGTGGTTTAGTATTATGGACAGACTTTAATTCAAGTGTGAAGTGTTCACTAGAcgtgtgttttgtgtgtatgtttatatacGTACAGATGTGGATGGCCAAAATTGCTGGTAGGAGGGTTTGGacataatactttgatatatatCTTATGCCAGAGTTCAACATTTTCCAATGACATCGTCATCACTGGATAGAGACAGAACACTGATTGGTTACTCTTATATTTTAGAAAGCATAACtctatgaaataataaatagtgtaaaatATTAACTCTTTGTAGTTAGAAATACATGATAAAGGGTTTCTTTGCCAGTCGACTCTGTCATTGGTAACAGTATTATTATGAATTGTTTTGTTGAGTAACTGCTGTATATTTTAGGCTCAACTAACATTGCATCACACTGTATTGAACCCCCCAGTTTGCTATGAAATGCTTGTACCGCAGGACATTAGCACATTAGAGAAACACGACCATCAGTGAATACAGCatgtatattattacaaaaaaagaattaatgGCAGTAAGCCCATTTTAAAGCCCTAGTTTACCAGTAATTAATTCAGTATTAGTGTCATATTCTTCCTCCGGTGTCATCACTGTGCTTAACAATGTAGTTTCAGTCTCAGAAGTTCTTTTGACAAATGTAAACCAGTTCTATTGGAGTCCTGACTTTATTCCTTGACATTGAAGAATGAAAGTGTTGTGTTCCAGACCAAAAACCCATTGGTGTGCTTTTACTTACCTGAACACTTCTGTAAACTGTGGGTGTTGCAGGTATATGGATGTTTGGAGCGGATGGGTATGGGAGTTGACAGCTTTGTTGTTTAATTGTTCTATATAGTGTGGATGCACAAAAAAAGCTTACttgaaaaactgtttaattaGCCTGCAGGGAACTTCTAAACTTCTCCAAGTGTCTCAGCTTCAATCTCTAAATACAGTACAGCAGTGACTTCAAGTTGTGATTACTGTAGATGATGTGCATGGTGGCATGAGCATCAAGCCATAATTATACGCCTagaaataaaccaataaactGTCTTTACCAGCTCATGTGTCTTCTGTGTTTGATGATGGAATGGTCATTTTTGTTCTAGTCTTCAATAACTTAGAATCCTAAAAATGAACAGATTTATGTACACTAATAATTCATTTGTAGTGGCCAGAAGTTAAAATAACTTCACTGAACACAGTAACAAATCTGTTCTGTCCAGGCATCACCTCTTGACCAATGGTATCACAATTCTGTTGGTTTCTCTCCTCTGGTTTGCTACAATTAATTTTTACTCCTCCTGGTATACTTTCTAATTGTGgactcatttttatttcaccCTCCCCCTGGATGCAGGTGTCCTCAGAGGCCATTCATCAAACTTGCACCATCCCTTTCAATGGAAAGTACCCAGGAAAGTACCCAGTACTCACAGTCTGTattaagtacagcaaaaacaggttaaaaccaaatttaaaataacggtttgctatttgaatacattttaaaatgtaatttattcctgtgatcaaagctacattttcagcatcattactccaatcttcagtgtcacatcatccttcagaaatcaagaaaatgaataattttatttagtgaggatgttttaaactgatcaaaagtgatgataaaaaaaaaattaaatgattcaatgaaactttctattcatctaaggaacctggaaaaaaattctactcagctgttttcaacatcataatattaataatattaataaatgtttttgagcagattaaaataatatcagaatagaatagaatattaaaatgatttgtgaaggatcatgtgatggagtaatgatgctaaaaaattcagctttgaaatcacaggaataaattatatttaaaatgtaacagttatttttaaatagtaataatatttcaaaattgtactggttctgctgtactttggatcaaataaatgcaagcttgttgagcaaaagagacttttttgagaatcttttgactggtagtgtagattcAATTCTGGAATGCAGAAAAATCATACATGAAACAAGCTAcgaaaaatttatttttttcctccacaATTATTGTATATGTAAGAATATGATAAATTGAACAGTTTGAAAATCAAAGAAACATGCAAAtctaacattaataaacattcaGAGGAATTATTGGGAAATTCCATGAACGGTGTTAACACAACATATGTTTCTTTTTACCAACAGACAGCAAATTTCTGTCAAACGTGGTACAAATATGATCAAGTCTTAAATGGCTGTGCACATTTTAAGTTCCCTACTGGCTAAGTTGCCTGTACAACTGAATAATCAAGAGCTGGATCTCAGCATCACCAGTATTAATGTCTATGGCCTTTAGAAAGAAATCCAGAGCTTCCTGCTTCCTCCCTTCTGCCAAACACTGTTTCCCAGACAGGACCAGCATCTCATAAGTGTTCTCAGAGGGTTTAGCAGCAGTCACATCACTGCTTGTGGAGCTAACAGGAAGAACGTGCATTTCCGAAGGGAATGTTTTAGGGGCACACTGGTCCATCGTTTCATTAGAGTCTAGTTCAACATCAGCAGTAGATTCAAGCATGGCACTGTGCCATTCTTCTTGCTCCTGGTTATCCTCTGAATCTACGCTTGCTTCCACCTCTTCACGCTCCTCGTGACTTTCAGACTCTTCCGTGTTTAAAGTCTCTCCACTGGGCTCCTCTTCTTCCACCGCTGATTCATCTGCATAGGTTTCACTGGCTTCAGATGTTTCATAGGAATTGGTTCTGTCTTTGTTTGCCTCCTCTTCTTCCACATGACTTTCACTGGCTTCTGATATCTCATAGGATTCGGTTTGGTCTCCACTGGGCTCCTCCTCTTCCACCACCGATTCATCTGCAAGGCTTTCACTGGCCACCGATATCTCATACGATTTGGTTTTATCTTCTGACTCCTCATCGGAATCATTGTCTAGCATGGACACAATGAAGGACCTTCTTGATGCGACAGAAGTATTCAAGCTGCGCCTGAGCCGGCCGCCGTCGGTCAAAGTGGATTTCGGTGTTGAAGTGCCCAGCCTGCTGAGGCCATCAACCAATGGACTGCTTGTTAAACATGGCTTCTCTGACTCCTCCTCCTCTTTTTCATCTTCTTCTTCAGTGTCAGTGATTACTTGTCTTTTCTTTCTCCGAACTGAATGCACAAAGGAGTCCTCCGCAGGGGTGTTCAGCGCTGAACTGATAGACAGAAGAGATTCATGCTTGCTGAGGACCTCACTCTTGTTACAGTTACTGATTTCACCATCTTGTCTGCTTTCATGGATACTTCCTTCTTCCATCCTTTCTCCACTAACGTCCATCTGAAGCTGAAACCCAGGACTTTCCTCTGCTAGAGACTCCTCCTCTTCACGAACTTCCTCTTCTTCAACTGAGAACATATCTGCACTGTCCTCCAACTGCAAGTTGAAGTTTCCCTGAAGAATTTCCACCTCTGCTTTAAAAGACTCTCCCTCTGTGGCCTTATGTGGAGATTGGGGTGACGAAAGCACTGTCGAATTGGGGTTGTCCATGTGAACCTCTTTGTTATCAACAGAATCAGACATAGAAAGTTCTTCTAACTTCGGAAACTGGTGACGAGGACTTGACAAGCAGTGCACAGAGTTTTGTTTCTCTGATGCTCCATTACTGCAAATCTCGTCCTCCTCATCCAAACTGTCATCCAGCGTGATCACGCCGTTAGCTAGCTTGTCAGCAACAGGGCTAACATGCACATTACTTTCTTCAGCAGACCAAGGAGATTTGTTTTTCACTTGTTCTTCATCATCTACAATTTGCACTTCTTCACTTACAACTTCCACCTCCACGTCCTCAACTGGTGTGAAGTTCTGCTCATCTTCCTCTAGCTCTGGCTCATCGAAACTGTAATGTGTCAGGTCCACTGTCACAGGCTCATTTTTGATACGTGGAGGGGCCGGGCGGTCTCTACCGTCAGTTTTCGGCTGCCCTGCTTGCCTGAGCCAAGCTGGTTCGGTGTTCTGAGCCACGCTGTCCATGAGCTGGCCGTGCAGTTCTGATTCTGCCTGCATGAGCTCTTGTGCTTTCTGGACACGTGTTTGTATGTAGTGATGTGACTCTGCATCCTCTGGGTCGTCTTCGTCGACTGCCACCTCTTTAGTGAACATGAGGTCGTGATCGGAGATGCCGAACATCTCCATGGAATGAAGGCGAGCGATGTGGTGGTCCAGGCTGGTGTCAGAGCGGCGGTTGTGTGAGTGCATCGCCTGGAGCTGCTGTTGAGTGGTGGACGAGCGTGTGTCTTCGAGTTTAAACAGCTCACGCAGCTCCTGCTTGCTGAAGTAACGGAAAGGGTTCTTTTTATCACCAGTTGTCTGTCGGATGAGAGAATCTTTAAACACCTGCAGATAtaggaaagaaataaaaacaacaacagtatgttaataatacaattttttaaaagggAACGCCAGGTATTagaggggtcatatgatgtgatttcatgtttttcatgtgTCTGAAGTATTCCAAGCTGTTTctgcatatataagatctgtaaagttgcaaagactaaagtctcaaacccaaagagatattctttataaaagttaagactcagccacgccttcctaaaatggctcattccaacactcattttttttctttccatctgTGAGGACCCGACCTAGCGATCTGCCAGGACCTTGCTCGCTAATCTGCGCGTAGCGTTCCAAAGTGGCTACGCTTGCGATCAGAGGTCGAAAAAGCAAAGTAGCCCATAACATTTGTGATGTGCTAAACATATTGCAATAGATGTGTCACCACCAATAAGacatagcattttaatttaacagatcGTTAAAGATCACAAACACGATACAAATTCCAATCTTGATTCTCTTCCTAAATTACAATGATTCATCGGTTTGATTCCTCAACCTTTCTACTATGCAGCGTACAATTAGTgtgatttgaacattcaaatctgcGTTCGTGCTGCCGTTGAACTAAACAGAGCCACATGTCATGTATATGACAGTTTGGCCAATATTGGCCCCCCTCACAGTCCAAAATACGTATAAAACGatgttgatttttaaataatgtaaatctttaatgggtttcctactacatattttagtcagagacatcatttgtgaccctggaccacaaaaccagtcataagggtcagtttttcaaaattgagctttatatatcatctgaaagctgaataaacaagtttTCCTAACAAAcactgatatatggtttgttaggataggacaatatttggccgaaatatgactatttgaatatctggaatctgagggtgcaaaaaaatcaaaatattgagaaaatcacctttaaagttgtccaaatgaagctctaactaatgcatattactaatcaaaaattaagttttaatatatttacagttggaattttactaaatatcttcatgaaacatgatctttacttagtttcctaatgatttttggcataaacgaaaaattaataattttgacccatgcaatgtatttttggctattgctacaaatatacaccagcaacttaagactggttttgtggtccagggtcacaaataagctttccattggtgcATGGgtttttaggataggacaatatttggctgagatacaactatttgaaaatctggaatctgaaggtggaaaaaaaatctaaatattgagaaaaatcaccttaatttttttttttttaaatattaaatatattaatatatttaaaatttaaatatgaaaaaaaattccaggatttatgatgatatgatgaCTGTTGAAACACGTCATCACAGACTCAATAGGGTCCATTGGCAAAACATCCATTTGGGAACAAAAGGCATTGCTTGTTGTTAGTTTATAGTCTTTGTACATCCTTTTCAATGTGATTCAAAGTGTTTTACTTCTTTTTGCCTGGATATCTAAACAGCAGCAATATGCAACGtttcaaaataattgtaatataattacCCCCCTCCCTCGCCAAATCAAGCCACCCTAACTCTTTTTAAACCTTGAAAACTACATGGTAAAGCAAATGttgtaaagttatttttacCTGTCTGCGGTAGATCTTCTCTTCCACAGTGCCACAGGTGATGAGTCGGTAGATGATGACATTTTCAGTTTGGCCAATTCTGTAGGCACGGTCCACAGCCTGAGCATCTGTCGCGGGGTTCCAACTGGGGTCAAAGATCACAACACGATTCGCTGCAGTTAGCGTGATGCCGACTCCACCCACCTGAGTGGTGAGAAGGAAGATTGTGTAGCGTTTGTCTGTCTGGAACAGCTTGATACGCTTCTCCCTTTCTGCCAGTTGCGTCACTGTGCCATCCAGGCGCAGCAAGCGGAAGTTTCTGTTACGCAGGACGCGTTCCACGATGTCTAACATCTTCCTCGAGAGGGAGAAGATCAGGGTCCGATGGCCCTCTTCACGAAGACACTCCATTAGAGACACTAGGAACTGCAGCTTCCCTGACTCTGCAACCAAagtgtcatctgaaagtttatCAATCTGACTAACAGCCGACTCACTCTCATCGTCTGGCTGGATGGAGTCAGAGGTGGAACCTTGCTCCAGGCCTAGTTGAACCACAGCTCGATTAGGCAGGAGTCTAGGATGGTCACAGAGCTTCTTCAACACCGTAAGCTCTGCCAGTGGCGACCTGGTAGTCATCAGCAACTCCTTAATATGGTCCAATGAGATGAATTGGTTATAAATCTCCTCCTGCACTGAGCTGAGGTACGTCCACACGATGAAATCGTTCTTTCGTGTCAGTGTTGGCATCTCTAGGCCTTCGCCAGCATTTGGACATTTGTTCTCTTGGTCTTCCTTGTCTTCATAGCCTTCTTCACGTTTTTGCTTTTTGTGCTGAACATCTGCTTTGGTCCGCCTGAGAAAATAAGGCTTGATGATGTCCATCAAGTTCTGAGAAATCCTCAATCCAAGAGCCTTCTCTCCAGGAGTGGCGTCTTTCTCCCTTGCACGTGTGATTGGATTCTCATATTCGGTTTTGAACGTTTTAGAGGTTCCAAGCAGTGACCCCTGGCAAGCGAAGTCAAACAGCGCCCACATCTCTCGTAGGTTATTCTGAACCGGAGTGCCTGTCAGTAGCACACGGTGTCTAGCGGGGATAGCGTGAGCGCTTTTAGCCGTTTTAGTGGATGAGGTTTTGATTTTGTGGGCCTCGTCCAGGATGACGTAGTCCCATTTGAATTCACGTTGGTCATATGATGCAAGCTGCTCAAAGTTGTTGATGAGCATCTGGTAGGTGGTAATGACGACTCCTCCCTTGCGCTGGATTCGCTCCAGGTTCCTGTTCCGCTCAGCTTTGCTGCAGCCGTGAAACTCTTTCACTCTCATGCCAGGGGTCCACTTGGCGAACTCACGTACCCAGTTCTTTATGAGCGAGGTAGGCATGACTAACAGGGTATGATTGGCCAGCTCTGCATCGTACATCCCTGACAAAAACGAAATGACCTGAATTGTTTTGCCGAGGCCCATGTCGTCTGCCAGTATTCCTCCTTTCCTTCCGTCTCGGTGGAGACTGTACAGGAACGCCACACCCTCTTTCTGATGGTCATACAGTTTGTCGTAGAGCCCTTTATAAAGCATCAATCCACTATTATTTACATTCACAAActcctcatcctcctcctcatctTCTTCCTCATCTCTCTTAATGAGATCCTGTATGGCCTGGATCCGTTTCTTCTGCTTGTCACTCGGCTGCAGCTGGTAAGCCAGCTGAAACAGCTCAAGGGCACGATGCAGATCACCACGCATGGCAGCCTCCTTCCCCTCCTGCCGGtatctgcaaaaataataataaaaaaataataaaaactcttAAACAGGAACAACAAATAAATTCACCCTACAGatgaggtcataagtttacaaacaccttgcagaatctgcaaaatgttaattattttaccaaaaataaaataagagggatcatacaaaatgcatataatttttttaatttagtactgacctgaataagacatttcacataaaagatgtttacatataattaaCATAtacatgattttgagatccatcttttcacacggaggacaactgagggactcatgcaactattacagaaggttcaaaggcTCAcggatgcttcagaaggaaaaaaacgatgcattcaggggtgtaaagttttgaacagaatgaagatgtgtacatttttcatattttgtctaaatatcatattttttcatttagtactaccATTTAGAAGCTGCTGAAGATACTGACAGAAGacaaaagttacatttaccctgatcttcaaattcaaagagTTCAAattcggctcttaatgcattgtgtttccttctagagAATTattgagtgtttgaaccttctgtaatagttgtccctcagttgtccttagtgtgaaaagatggatctcaaaaacatacagtcattgttgggaagtgttcaaatacacaaacatgttgaaaaaccaaaacatttgtgggacctgaaggatttttctgaagaacagcagacagtttaactgttcaggacaaagaagagactcgtgaacaactatcactaaacaacaacaacaacaacaacaacaacaacaaaaaaacactgctgtggaacacttaggtaacaacacagtattaagaatcaagccaatgtaaacttttgaacagggtaatttttataaattaaactattattattatcttgtggactatattttGCCAATTTAAATAGACATGAACTTTTTTCCAAAGACGTGTTTTACTTGAAATGtacacatttaattatttacaatatttattgacCAAAACAATATTCTT
Encoded here:
- the ercc6l gene encoding DNA excision repair protein ERCC-6-like; this encodes MQSSKVEEITDKLEGYLSLDTEKMDRYERYRQEGKEAAMRGDLHRALELFQLAYQLQPSDKQKKRIQAIQDLIKRDEEEDEEEDEEFVNVNNSGLMLYKGLYDKLYDHQKEGVAFLYSLHRDGRKGGILADDMGLGKTIQVISFLSGMYDAELANHTLLVMPTSLIKNWVREFAKWTPGMRVKEFHGCSKAERNRNLERIQRKGGVVITTYQMLINNFEQLASYDQREFKWDYVILDEAHKIKTSSTKTAKSAHAIPARHRVLLTGTPVQNNLREMWALFDFACQGSLLGTSKTFKTEYENPITRAREKDATPGEKALGLRISQNLMDIIKPYFLRRTKADVQHKKQKREEGYEDKEDQENKCPNAGEGLEMPTLTRKNDFIVWTYLSSVQEEIYNQFISLDHIKELLMTTRSPLAELTVLKKLCDHPRLLPNRAVVQLGLEQGSTSDSIQPDDESESAVSQIDKLSDDTLVAESGKLQFLVSLMECLREEGHRTLIFSLSRKMLDIVERVLRNRNFRLLRLDGTVTQLAEREKRIKLFQTDKRYTIFLLTTQVGGVGITLTAANRVVIFDPSWNPATDAQAVDRAYRIGQTENVIIYRLITCGTVEEKIYRRQVFKDSLIRQTTGDKKNPFRYFSKQELRELFKLEDTRSSTTQQQLQAMHSHNRRSDTSLDHHIARLHSMEMFGISDHDLMFTKEVAVDEDDPEDAESHHYIQTRVQKAQELMQAESELHGQLMDSVAQNTEPAWLRQAGQPKTDGRDRPAPPRIKNEPVTVDLTHYSFDEPELEEDEQNFTPVEDVEVEVVSEEVQIVDDEEQVKNKSPWSAEESNVHVSPVADKLANGVITLDDSLDEEDEICSNGASEKQNSVHCLSSPRHQFPKLEELSMSDSVDNKEVHMDNPNSTVLSSPQSPHKATEGESFKAEVEILQGNFNLQLEDSADMFSVEEEEVREEEESLAEESPGFQLQMDVSGERMEEGSIHESRQDGEISNCNKSEVLSKHESLLSISSALNTPAEDSFVHSVRRKKRQVITDTEEEDEKEEEESEKPCLTSSPLVDGLSRLGTSTPKSTLTDGGRLRRSLNTSVASRRSFIVSMLDNDSDEESEDKTKSYEISVASESLADESVVEEEEPSGDQTESYEISEASESHVEEEEANKDRTNSYETSEASETYADESAVEEEEPSGETLNTEESESHEEREEVEASVDSEDNQEQEEWHSAMLESTADVELDSNETMDQCAPKTFPSEMHVLPVSSTSSDVTAAKPSENTYEMLVLSGKQCLAEGRKQEALDFFLKAIDINTGDAEIQLLIIQLYRQLSQ